The Pseudomonadota bacterium DNA window TTGGTTGCGGAGCGGCGCAAGTCGAACTCCGCCGCCGCCCAATGAGATCTCGATGGCAGGCTCCTCAGGCAGCCTGATCATCGCTTGCGGCGCTCTGGCGTGGGAAATCATGGCCCTTATCCGAACCCATGGCTGGACCAGCTTGGAAGTCCAGTGCTTGCCGGCGATCTGGCATAACACACCGCAGAAGATCCCTGACGGCGTGCGTCAGAAGATCCGCGAGAACCGCGACCGCTTTGACAACATCTTTGTCGCCTATGGCGATTGCGGCACTGGCGGCCTGTTGGACGAGGTGCTGGAAGAAGAAGGCGTCGAACGGATCGACGGCGCCCATTGCTATCAGTTCTACATGGGCACCCAGGACTTCGATGCGCTGCACGACAACGATCCCACCTGTTTCTACCTGACCGATTACCTGGCCAAACACTTCGATACGCTGATCTGGAAGGGTCTGGGGATCGATCGTCATCCCGAGCTGTTGCCAATGTATTTCGGCAACTACACCGCCGTCGTCTATCTGGCCCAGATCGAGGACGAGGCGCTGCAGGAAAAGGCCAAGGCCGCCGCTGACAAGCTGGGCCTTGAATACCGCTACATCTTCACCGGCTACGGCGGCATCGCGCCCCTACTCGCCAAAGCCACCAGCTAGGAAACACCGTCATGGCCAAAGCCACCGTCGTCTATTGGCGCGATATTCCCGCGCAGGTGATCGTCAAGGCCGGGCGCAAGAACGCCAAGCGCGTTCTGCCCGAACGCTTCGAAAAGGCGATCGACCAGGCCGCCATGCTGGCCAAGCTCTCTGGCACCGACGCCTATCTCGAACAATGGCACCGCGGCGAAGCCGTCGATTGCGGCGATGATCTGGAAGCCGAGGCCGAGCGTATGGCCGCGGAGATCGAAAACACGTACCCGGATACCGTGCTGTCCGCCTACATCAAGGCCGGCGGCATGAAGCCCGAGTCCTAGCAACAAGGTTCTTTTGATGAAGTCGAACGGTACCCTGGAGAAAAAGCTCGCCGCCGGTGAGTTTGTCATCACCGCCGAGACAACGCCGCCGGACGGCGCCGACGAGGCCAGCGTTATGGCCAAGGTCGACTGCCTGAAGGGCCTGGTCGATGCGGTCAACGTGACCGACGGCGCCGGCGCGCGCGCCCACATGTCGGCCATGGCATGTTCGGCGGTGATGGCGAAGAACGGCATCGAGCCGGTCCTGCAGTTTACCGTGCGCGACCGCAACCGCCTGGCGATTCAGGGCGAGTTCATCGGCGGGCCGGCACTCGGCATCCCGAACATCCTGTGCCTGCACGGCGACAGCATCACCAATGGCGATCAGCCTGACGCCAAGCCGGTCGAGGACGTTGACAGCCGCGGCCTGATGTCGATGGCGCGCCAGATGCGCGATGAAGGCACCTTCCCGTCGCCGTCAGGCCGCGCGATCGACCCCGCGCCGAAACTCTTTATCGGTGCCGCCGATAGCCCGCGCGATCCCGATCCCGATTTCAAGCCCGGCGGCCTGGAAGCCAAGATTGAGGCAGGCGCGGATTTCTTTCAGACCCAGTTCGCCTATGACATCGAGGTGCTGAAGCGTTACATGGCGGTGTTGAACGACCACGGCATCCCCGAGAAGGCCTACTTCATAGTCGGTGTGGGGCCGTTGGCGTCGGCCAAGTCGGCGCGCTGGATGACCGAGAACCTGTTCGGCGTTCATGTGCCTGACGCCATCATCGCGCGCCTGGAAGGAGCGGTGGATCAGCGCGCCGAGGGGCGCAAGATCTGCGCCGAGCTGATCGAACAGTTCCGCGAGATCGATGGCGTCGCCGGCGCGCACCTGATGGCGCCGCGCGGCGAAAAGGCGATCGCCGAAACACTCACCGAATACGGCATACGCGGTTAGCCGGGCACAAGGAGAGACCCGCCATGCTCGCACTTCGTCATTGGTCGGTCCGCAACGCCAAGGGGCTGATGCGCCTCTATCACGTCTTCGAAGGCACCATCGCGGCCTGCGAACCCCTGGTGCGCGCCATCGGCTATGAGCGTCTGGAAAAACCGGTCGCCGTCGTCGAACGCGGCATCAAAGGCGCGATGTTCGATTGCCAGATGTGCGGCCAATGCGCCCTGTCGTCGACCGGCATGTCGTGTCCGATGAACTGCCCGAAAAACCTGCGCAATGGGCCGTGCGGCGGTGTGCGCGCCAACATGATGTGCGAGGTGAAGCCCGACATGCCGTGTGTCTGGGTCAAGGCGTGGGAAGGCAGTCAGGATTTGTTCGGCAAGGCCAGCATCCTGGACGTTCAAAAACCGGTCGACAACCAGCTGAAGGGCAAGTCTTCCTGGCTGCGGGTGATCCGCGAGATCCGCGCGAAGAGAGATGGCAAGATTGCGCCGGCCAAAGCGACGGCGCGCGGTTTCGCCAGTAACACCATCCGATGACCGACGACACCGATCGCGATCAACAGGTCGGTCCGCTCAATGAGGGCATGGCCTATCCGGAGATGGTCGATCCCGGACCAATCGACCCGGGCGCGCCACTGGAGCCCCTGCCCGGTCACACGTCGCGCGGTCGTTTGGAGCGCATCCTGCGCGCCGGCGAGTTTGCCGTCACCGCCGAGCTGTCGCCGCCGGATTCGGCCAACCCCATGGACGTCTTTGAACGCGCCAGCATTTTCGATGGCTGGGTCGACGCGATCAACGCGACCGATGGGTCTGGTGCCAACTGTCATATGTCGAGCGTCGGCGTTTGTTCTCTGTTGACCCGCGTCGGTTACGCGCCGGTGATGCAGATCTCTTGCCGCGACAGGAACCGCATCGCCATCCAGGGTGACGTGCTCGGCGCGGCCGCCATGGGCGTCGGC harbors:
- a CDS encoding DUF1638 domain-containing protein, whose amino-acid sequence is MAGSSGSLIIACGALAWEIMALIRTHGWTSLEVQCLPAIWHNTPQKIPDGVRQKIRENRDRFDNIFVAYGDCGTGGLLDEVLEEEGVERIDGAHCYQFYMGTQDFDALHDNDPTCFYLTDYLAKHFDTLIWKGLGIDRHPELLPMYFGNYTAVVYLAQIEDEALQEKAKAAADKLGLEYRYIFTGYGGIAPLLAKATS
- a CDS encoding methylenetetrahydrofolate reductase C-terminal domain-containing protein; protein product: MRLYHVFEGTIAACEPLVRAIGYERLEKPVAVVERGIKGAMFDCQMCGQCALSSTGMSCPMNCPKNLRNGPCGGVRANMMCEVKPDMPCVWVKAWEGSQDLFGKASILDVQKPVDNQLKGKSSWLRVIREIRAKRDGKIAPAKATARGFASNTIR
- a CDS encoding methylenetetrahydrofolate reductase, giving the protein MKSNGTLEKKLAAGEFVITAETTPPDGADEASVMAKVDCLKGLVDAVNVTDGAGARAHMSAMACSAVMAKNGIEPVLQFTVRDRNRLAIQGEFIGGPALGIPNILCLHGDSITNGDQPDAKPVEDVDSRGLMSMARQMRDEGTFPSPSGRAIDPAPKLFIGAADSPRDPDPDFKPGGLEAKIEAGADFFQTQFAYDIEVLKRYMAVLNDHGIPEKAYFIVGVGPLASAKSARWMTENLFGVHVPDAIIARLEGAVDQRAEGRKICAELIEQFREIDGVAGAHLMAPRGEKAIAETLTEYGIRG
- a CDS encoding virulence factor; translated protein: MAKATVVYWRDIPAQVIVKAGRKNAKRVLPERFEKAIDQAAMLAKLSGTDAYLEQWHRGEAVDCGDDLEAEAERMAAEIENTYPDTVLSAYIKAGGMKPES